Proteins co-encoded in one Opitutus terrae PB90-1 genomic window:
- a CDS encoding DUF4365 domain-containing protein, translating to MTNKEINRISGRVFQGLLPPDWAFRSQEDQEDYGIDGEIEITTQDDKATGFVFKVQLKGTEHASYDESGQLVYDDASVERFSYYVRRLKVPVVFVVCDVLTKQCFWTRIQGQPQVEKALKNAADKGQQTFTLKIPRSRTFDGTEGCASAVVEAVASAMDTVALRSLTELSSEAVGKHLADDPEIAATEKKFRLFAGMASTEAITALLRAGDIDGALKKAQGLLESEVEEPPIRIQAGAMFVNAIGMGLRRAEVADAAMGAARYRLGVTDRMLRICRLPGCDRRLRFYVRAYARGSRLQVNARLMLALAVSESVQRRQGETLAGPITAIQRIQASARVTRDFRKIWALLQEALERKYYSLLPYIVDDWLEVSLPFLHALRLAEQTETAKSYAEILWKAVPLSIEVAKVMIDHDTALDMLKMIGLKVVGLSVNDVVEAEKFIVRFETELLGDKPIAGGAEIIRMMREILSGATKEAKQKPSMAEVRAYYEQQAAALGIDLDDPHDRIAEVVRIGLADLDPTRVARNCQHIHLRPGPHGVPAEMLGLPSAGFKSIICMKHGHSMQGLKLDDLYEHFSRRMPWTNDQICCETCPDRTPHPDGWNWSEEWAVEQEALYGKSHRVKDEGAE from the coding sequence GTGACCAACAAGGAGATCAACCGTATTTCTGGGCGGGTTTTTCAAGGCCTGCTGCCTCCGGACTGGGCGTTTCGGTCTCAGGAGGATCAGGAGGACTATGGCATCGATGGTGAAATCGAAATCACGACACAAGACGACAAAGCCACTGGCTTCGTCTTTAAGGTCCAGCTTAAGGGAACCGAGCACGCGAGTTACGATGAGAGCGGCCAACTCGTGTATGACGATGCGTCGGTGGAGAGATTTTCCTACTACGTGCGCCGTCTCAAAGTCCCGGTTGTGTTTGTGGTTTGCGACGTGCTCACGAAGCAATGCTTCTGGACGCGAATTCAGGGCCAGCCACAGGTCGAGAAGGCCCTCAAAAATGCGGCCGATAAGGGGCAACAAACGTTCACGCTAAAAATCCCCCGGTCTCGCACATTTGATGGGACTGAAGGATGCGCCTCCGCCGTGGTGGAGGCAGTGGCAAGTGCGATGGATACTGTCGCGCTTCGTTCCCTGACGGAACTGTCGAGCGAAGCGGTCGGCAAGCATCTGGCTGACGATCCCGAAATCGCTGCGACCGAAAAGAAGTTCCGCCTATTCGCGGGAATGGCGAGCACTGAGGCGATTACCGCTCTCTTGCGTGCTGGAGACATTGATGGCGCGCTCAAGAAGGCGCAGGGGCTCCTTGAAAGTGAGGTGGAAGAGCCGCCCATTCGTATCCAAGCCGGGGCGATGTTCGTCAACGCCATCGGTATGGGGCTGCGCCGAGCAGAAGTCGCTGATGCTGCAATGGGGGCTGCACGCTATCGGCTGGGGGTTACGGACAGGATGCTCCGCATCTGCCGGCTCCCCGGTTGCGACCGACGCCTGCGCTTTTACGTCCGGGCTTACGCGCGCGGGAGTCGGCTGCAGGTCAATGCACGTCTCATGCTCGCTCTGGCTGTGAGCGAGTCCGTCCAGCGCCGCCAAGGCGAGACGCTCGCCGGGCCTATCACCGCGATCCAGCGCATTCAGGCATCCGCCAGAGTCACGCGTGATTTCCGCAAAATTTGGGCCCTCCTCCAAGAGGCATTGGAACGGAAGTATTATTCGCTACTTCCCTATATCGTCGATGATTGGCTGGAGGTGTCATTGCCATTTTTGCATGCGCTTCGGCTCGCTGAGCAGACGGAGACCGCCAAAAGCTACGCCGAGATACTTTGGAAGGCTGTGCCGCTCTCGATCGAAGTCGCAAAAGTCATGATCGACCATGACACCGCACTCGATATGCTTAAAATGATCGGTCTGAAAGTAGTGGGGTTGTCCGTGAACGATGTTGTCGAGGCGGAAAAATTCATCGTCCGGTTCGAAACCGAACTCCTCGGAGACAAACCAATTGCCGGTGGTGCGGAAATCATCCGAATGATGCGCGAAATCCTGTCCGGCGCGACCAAGGAGGCGAAGCAAAAGCCGTCCATGGCCGAAGTCCGTGCCTACTATGAGCAGCAGGCCGCTGCCCTAGGCATCGATCTGGATGACCCGCACGACCGAATTGCGGAGGTTGTTAGAATTGGGCTGGCAGACTTGGACCCCACCCGGGTAGCGCGGAACTGTCAGCACATCCATCTTCGTCCGGGGCCACATGGCGTTCCCGCCGAGATGCTGGGGCTGCCGTCAGCGGGATTTAAGTCCATTATCTGTATGAAGCATGGGCATTCGATGCAGGGGCTGAAGCTCGACGATCTGTATGAGCACTTTTCCCGCCGTATGCCATGGACGAACGACCAGATATGCTGTGAAACCTGTCCGGATCGGACTCCCCATCCAGACGGATGGAACTGGTCGGAGGAGTGGGCCGTCGAACAGGAGGCGCTGTATGGAAAATCGCATCGCGTAAAAGATGAGGGGGCCGAATAG